One part of the Lytechinus pictus isolate F3 Inbred chromosome 3, Lp3.0, whole genome shotgun sequence genome encodes these proteins:
- the LOC129256645 gene encoding uncharacterized protein LOC129256645: MMATSQTQKNLKGTPTAGIQADPKDLSIPCLSQDSSYHLSDDKSAASPPSLRYLSSMACPRSTSKPSPWLSEVLHTPFYMRGDARCASSPPSLRVLSSMAYSASRPTVDEATSAKGTWRHYSSSESSDATTTHKKDGCLSSPCHAFSDDGKGCEKKTSDVVKGVHAKLRRKLKEGR, encoded by the coding sequence ATGATGGCTACTTCTCAAACTCAAAAGAATCTCAAAGGAACACCTACTGCTGGTATTCAAGCTGATCCCAAAGACTTGTCTATTCCATGCCTCTCACAGGACTCATCCTATCATCTTAGTGATGATAAGTCGGCCGCAAGCCCACCCTCTCTGAGATATCTCTCATCAATGGCTTGTCCGAGATCCACATCCAAGCCTTCTCCCTGGCTGTCAGAGGTATTACATACACCCTTCTATATGAGAGGTGATGCAAGATGTGCCAGCAGTCCACCATCTTTAAGAGTCCTGTCATCAATGGCTTATTCCGCATCAAGACCAACTGTTGATGAAGCAACTAGTGCGAAGGGAACTTGGAGGCACTACTCCAGCTCTGAATCATCAGATGCTACCACTACACACAAGAAAGATGGTTGTCTGTCAAGCCCATGCCACGCCTTTAGTGATGATGGAAAGGGATGTGAGAAGAAAACTTCTGATGTTGTCAAAGGAGTCCATGCTAAGTTGAGACGAAAATTGAAGGAAGGTAGGTAG